One region of Camelina sativa cultivar DH55 chromosome 6, Cs, whole genome shotgun sequence genomic DNA includes:
- the LOC109133488 gene encoding protein transport protein Sec61 subunit gamma-3: protein MDAIDSAIDPLRDFAKSSIRLVQRCHKPDRKEFTKVAVRTAIGFVVMGFVGFFVKLVFIPINNIIVGSS from the exons ATGGATGCCATTGATTCAGCAATCGATCCTCTCAGAGATTTCGCCAAGAGCAGTATTCGTCTCGTCCAGCGCTGTCACAAACCCGATCGCAAAG AATTCACGAAAGTTGCTGTGCGTACTGCGATTGGATTCGTGGTGATGGGATTCGTTGGCTTCTTCGTCAAGCTCGTCTTCATCCCAATCAACAACATCATCGTTGGATCTTCTTAG